The following proteins come from a genomic window of Gossypium raimondii isolate GPD5lz chromosome 5, ASM2569854v1, whole genome shotgun sequence:
- the LOC105771033 gene encoding uncharacterized protein LOC105771033 — MASTTATTECTITNGAGAGQNLVLTFSNYETAAGTIENPHTTTFTQTMPAIYLNGALVYKVGRCLRWIIFWTSDNQVSTKMFRINDPIDWGQVANNLTSGHGGKSEDRITDTAGFGYTAWASIEGQVLTANILASSVPN; from the exons ATGGCTTCTACTACTGCTACCACTGAGTGCACTATTACAAATGGTGCTGGTGCTGGCCAGAATCTAGTATTGACTTTTTCGAACTACGAAACTGCCGCGGGAACGATCGAGAATCCACATACAACAACTTTTACGCAGACTATGCCAGCCATCTATCTGAACGGAGCTCTTGTGTATAAAGTCGGTCGTTGCCTCAGGTGGATAATTTTTTGGACCTCTGATAATCAG GTCTCTACTAAGATGTTCCGAATTAATGACCCTATTGATTGGGGACAAGTTGCAAACAATCTTACATCCGGCCACGGCGGCAAGAGCGAAGATCGGATTACTGATACAGCCGGTTTTGGATACACCGCATGGGCAAGTATTGAAGGTCAAGTATTAACCGCCAATATCCTCGCCAGTTCCGTGCCTAATTAA